ACAAACTTTAAAACGGTATTTCTCAGGTGTGTCAAAATGTTCTTGCCCATCCGATGAGCTTCAAACCTAGGCTGACGCGTCGTGGGTTTTGCAAAAAAGTAGAAATTCGTTCCCACGCGATGGGCCCGACTGCTAATGTACCACTCTATTAATCAACACTGAAACTATTTAATCAGGCATCTAACAGATGGGTAACTTTTGATCTTCGTACTGATTGAACCAATTGAAGAGAAATTTAGCGAAACAGGATGGGTGTATGCGAGCAATACAAGACTGCTGGCCAAGATCAGCTATTTGAACATTTTGAATCGTTAGAGAAGAATGAACAGCAAACGCTTCTTGATAACTTGGAAAAGGTAGCTAACCGTGTTAGTCCTGAGAAGCTTGTTAGTGATTGTAAGAAGGCCATCCAATTGGCAGAGGAGAACTCTAAGGCTGGATCACATATTCAACCACTGCCATCCAGTTCTTATGAATCTATCATCGACAATCGAGAAGCTGAGACCagatattttaataaaGGTGTAGAATCACTAGAAAGAAGTGAAGTTGGAGTGATTTTACTGGCTGGTGGCCAAGGTACGAGACTAGGTTCTTCTGCACCTAAGGGTTGTTATGACATTGGCTTGCCATCCGGTAAATCTTTGTTTCAAATACAGGCTGAAAGAATATATCGCTTACAGAAACTAGTTGGCAAGAATTGTAAGATCCCATGGTATATTATGACATCCGAACCTACAAGGAATGCCACGGAGCAATTCTTCAAAGAGAATAATTATTTTGGCTTGAATCACGGTGATATTACTTTCTTTAATCAAGGTACTTTACCTGCATTTGACCTCAAGGGAGAAAAATTGCTACTAGGATCCCCAACTTCTTTGGTACAATCTCCAGACGGTAACGGTGGTCTTTATAGAGCAATTAAGGAAAATAATCTGGTCGACGATTTTAATAAAAGAGGTATTAAGCACTTGTACATGTACTGTGTTGATAATGTACTATCTCTTGCTGCAGACCCAACTTTTATCGGCTATGCCATTGAACACAAGTTTGAACTTGCCACCAAGGCTGTCAGGAAGAGAGATGCGCACGAATCTGTTGGTCTTATTGCTACGAAAGACAAACGCCCTTGTGTCATCGAATATTCTGAAATATCCAAAGAACTGGCTGAAGCTACTGACAATCAAGGTCTTTTGAAATTACGGGCAGCTAACATTGTTAACCACTACTATTCTGTTAATCTACTTGAAAGAGAGCTAGATAACTGGTGTGACAACATGAGCTACCACATTgcgaagaagaagattccTATATACAACAATAAAACAggtgaatttgaaaaaccTGAAACACCAAATGGTATTAAACTAGAACAATTCATTTTCGATGTTTTCCCAACAATCCCAATGGAGAAATTTGGCTGCTTGGAAGTGCAAAGAAGTAAGGAGTTCTCACCATTGAAAAACGGACCTGGTTCAGCAAATGATAACCCAGAAACAAGCCGCACAGCATATTTAAAATTAGGGACCTCGTGGTTGAGAAGCGCTGGAGCAGTTATTGACGATAATATTCTGGTAGAAGTATCAAGTGCTACAACATACAAAGGAGAAAACTTGTCTCAATTTAAGGGCTACAAGTTTGACAAGAACAACTCCTATGTTGAATAATAACTGAGTAATACAGTTCAATTTCAATCATTAGAATgcatataaatatatatatatatatattatagatAAACATAACTTA
This window of the Nakaseomyces glabratus chromosome L, complete sequence genome carries:
- the QRI1 gene encoding UDP-N-acetylglucosamine diphosphorylase (CAGL0L07370g~Ortholog(s) have UDP-N-acetylglucosamine diphosphorylase activity, role in UDP-N-acetylglucosamine biosynthetic process and cytosol, nucleus localization), producing the protein MGVCEQYKTAGQDQLFEHFESLEKNEQQTLLDNLEKVANRVSPEKLVSDCKKAIQLAEENSKAGSHIQPLPSSSYESIIDNREAETRYFNKGVESLERSEVGVILLAGGQGTRLGSSAPKGCYDIGLPSGKSLFQIQAERIYRLQKLVGKNCKIPWYIMTSEPTRNATEQFFKENNYFGLNHGDITFFNQGTLPAFDLKGEKLLLGSPTSLVQSPDGNGGLYRAIKENNLVDDFNKRGIKHLYMYCVDNVLSLAADPTFIGYAIEHKFELATKAVRKRDAHESVGLIATKDKRPCVIEYSEISKELAEATDNQGLLKLRAANIVNHYYSVNLLERELDNWCDNMSYHIAKKKIPIYNNKTGEFEKPETPNGIKLEQFIFDVFPTIPMEKFGCLEVQRSKEFSPLKNGPGSANDNPETSRTAYLKLGTSWLRSAGAVIDDNILVEVSSATTYKGENLSQFKGYKFDKNNSYVE